In a genomic window of Cynocephalus volans isolate mCynVol1 chromosome 1, mCynVol1.pri, whole genome shotgun sequence:
- the KCNMB3 gene encoding calcium-activated potassium channel subunit beta-3: MQPFSIPVQITLQGSRRRQGRTVFSRSEKKRYIDYSDGDPPDVHKKLPSSAGEDRAMLLGFAMMGFSVLMFFLLGTTILKPFMLSTHREESNCTTIQTHIMDDWLDCAFTCGVDCQGQGKYPCLQVFVNLTHSGQKALLHYNEEAVQLNSKRDVTDCKVKEKQTLTVFDEHKQ, translated from the exons ATGCAGCCCTTCAGCATTCCTGTTCAGATTACACTCCAGGGCAGCCGGAGGCGACAGGGCAG GACGGTTTTTTCTCGCTCGGAGAAGAAGAGGTATATAGACTACAGTGATGGAGACCCACCAGATGTGCACAAGAAGCTGCCATCCAGTGCTGGAGAGGACCGAGCCATGCTGCTAGGGTTTGCAATGATGGGCTTCTCAGTCCTAATGTTCTTCTTGCTTGGAACAACCATCCTAAAGCCTTTCATGCTCAG TACTCACAGAGAAGAATCGAACTGCACTACCATCCAAACACACATCATGGACGACTGGCTGGATTGTGCTTTCACCTGTGGTGTGGACTGCCAAGGTCAGGGGAAGTACCCATGTCTTCAGGTGTTTGTGAACCTCACCCATTCGGGTCAGAAAGCTCTCCTACATTATAACGAAGAGGCTGTCCAGTTAAATTCCAAG cgTGATGTTACAGACTGCAAAGTTAAAGAAAAGCAGACATTGACAGTTTTTGATGAGCACAAACAATAA